One Intestinimonas butyriciproducens genomic window, GTTTCACGCGGGCCTCCCTGGAAAAGGGAACCCTGCTTTTGAACCGGTTCAAAAGCAGGGTTCCTTCGGCGCCCCAGCGCCGCAGAAAGCGATTGCCCGACCAAAAGAGTTGGTCAAAACCTCCATTTGGAAAATCAGGAAATCCCCTGTTCCGCCAGCCTTACCCGCAAATCTTTCATCCTGAATTCTGCCATTGGGCCGGGGGATGCGGACAAAAAGTTGGAGGGGAAGCAGCTCATTGCTGTGGAGAGCACCAGCTATATCGACAACCATGGTATGAAGTGGAACGGCAACAACCAGTACACCATGCCCATTCAAGTAGCGATGTATCGCTGTTACCAGCAACAGATGCTTCACTTGGAGGAACAGCGGAATCGGCAAGCGGGCAGTTTCAGGAGTTTCCGTGGGCGTTAAAAATGGGGGCGAATCCAGAGAGAAAAATCAGTTCTGCGGTCGTTATCCCGCAGTGCCTGCTCCCACAGGAAAAAAACAGAGGGCAAGCCCCGGAGAGGAGATCAACATGAGCAAAAAAGAGAAACTTCCCCTCTACCTGTCGCCGGAGAAAAAAGCAACCCTGGAGCGAAGATATACGGAAGATGGCAGCCGAAATCTCACCGGCTTTATCGTAAAGTCGGTGGAGCTGGACATGGGTCTGAGTACGCTGGCGGACTGTGTTAAGCTGGACGATGAGTACCTGCGAGGAGAAGGGCGGTACTTTGACGCCCTGGGATACCAAGACCGCCGCGGGGACTCGCACCATTTACCCTGTCGCCCAGCACTGCCGAGTCGCTCCGGGAGCGGAAAAGACTGCCCTGACGGAATGGATCTTTCCCCATCCGTTAAAGCCGGAGCAGCCCACCCCCCGAGCGCTGCCTCTGACAAAACAGAATCCAGTCACCGACTTCCAGCCGGTGACCAAGTGTACCCGAAAGCCCGGTACCGGTTGCATCTCTGACCTCAATGACCACCTCTTGGGGGGCCGCTACTTGCCCGCCCGGCCGGACGGAACCAAACACTTCAAGCCCGTCTACGTCCACACCCGGGAGGAATGCGAGGAGGAACTGAAGGTGCTCATTCGGCAGATGAACGCGGAGCGGAAGGCCGTACAGGACCGCCTGCAGGGGATCACCCCACCGTGCGAGCTCCACAAGAAGGAGCGCCAGATCTGGGCGTACATGAAGTTCCATCCTGAGGAAACTAACATGAACGTCATCACCAAAGGCGCGAAGGCAACCATGCACATGGTGGCCAAGCACTATTGAGATGCTCCAAAAGATGTTGGGAATAGAAAAGCGAGAGGGGACGGCATCATGAATGCGCCGTCCCCTTCTAAGGATCATGTCTCTATTTTCTGTTTGGTTTCCTCTTAATGCCCAAAAGCCTGATAAAATCATCAAACAACGAGGTGTCTGTTGGCTCAAACATCAGCCATTTTCCATCGTGGTAAGTCTGCGTTTCGTCATAAATTCTTTGAACTTCCTCTGAGTAATGTTCTCTGTCATTTACGAATTTCAAGCGCTCATCCTTACCTAAGACGATCATAAATCCTATGCAGTTTTCTCTCGCATACAGTGCGCATAGGGTTTTGCCGCCTCGGCGGTATTTATATTCATAGGTCCATGCTTTCCCACCGCTGCCCCACAGACGTTCCATGTCATATTTTTCATCAATCAAGGCACATAATTGAGTCCAGATCTCGTATAAGGATTTTCCCACTAAAGTTGTCATTTGCTCTGCGTCCGGTACCATGTCAAGCACGACAGCCGCCTCCTCTATCAATCAGAATTATATTGTTATTCTACCGTATAGGTATGAGTTTCTCTATCAAATTCCTCTTATAGCGAGGCGGCTGTCGATCAAGCCTCTCGTGCTCCTTTATCGCACAGGGGCATTTTCCCGTGGGGGATGTGCCTTACTTCTTTTCCACCGGAATCCAGACCTCGCAGTAGTAGTCCTGGTCCTGAGCGCCGTTCTCAAACTTGCTGGCGTCGCTGTACAGCTCCACGTTGATGCCGGCGGCGATCTTGTAGTCTGGGTTCGTGGGCAGCCACTGGGAGAATATCTGCTGGTTCAGCCCCTGGAGAGCCTGAGGCATCCGGCCGGTGCAGGGGAACACCGCCCAGGTGTGGGCCGGGATGGTACGGGTGGTGAAGCCGTCAGGGATTTCCTTGGCTGGATCGTAGTTGTCGGCGATGAGATATTCAAACTCGTTGCCGCCCATACTCTCGTCCAGGTTGATGCCGTACATGCCGCACACCACCTTGCCTCCACCTGTGCCGAAATGCTCCGCCCAGAACTGGGGGACCTGAGCGGCGGCGTCCTCATACTTGAAAGTCTTTGCCCTCTTCCATCTGCGTCAGCATGAAGGACACCAGCTTCTGCGCAACGTGCTGTCTCCGGCAGGCCGGGTCCACCGCCAGGAAGCATAGCTCACCCGGTTCCTTGGAAAACAGCAAAATGCCCGCCATGCGGTCCGCCTCCGCCGCGCAGACGGCGGAGGAATTTTCCATAAAGCGCAGGACTGTGGCTCTGTGTTCCTCCATAGCTTCGGCGGTCTCCAGACCGGAAAAGACATCCCGGACCTGTTCCACCAGCGCCATCTAGGCATGAATGTCTTGTGTTTGTGCGAGTTTTATTTCCATGGTTTTATTCCTCATTGCGATCCATTGGACGCTGCCCTTTCTGTATGTGCGGTGATGATCGTGTAGCTTCGGGCATGAATGGTGATACGCACCCCATCCACCCCGCAGTACCAGTTCTTGCCCTGCTGATAAATCACGCAGTTTCTCTTCAAAATCAAAGCCTTGCAATATGCGACTGCGTCCGTCTCTATGTTCAGATTCCGCTTGATCCGTTCTGTACCCATCACAGTCGTATGGAGCCTGTCAAGATTAGAGATCAGCGTCCGGTTGTCCTGTGCAAGCGGAGTCCCATCCATAGAAGCGCTCATTTCAGCAGTTCCTTTCGCAGATCATCCAGATACAGCTTCTGCTGCCGTTTCAGATATCCGGGGATAAAGGGGAGCATCCACCAGTGCTTGGCGGTGACGGCCTCAGTGCAAGTCAGCCGGGTGCCGCCCTCCGCCGACTCGAAGGCCCCTTCCCAGGAGCCGGACATGTTGCCGCTCTCCATGGTAAAGGCCCATTGACGGAGCGGCTCACAGACTGTGACCGCAAAGTTGGTGGCGTAGCCGCTTTTGGTGTGTTCCACAAAACGGCCCTCGTCCAGTACCTCCACCCGCGCAAGATCACTGCGCCAGGCGGTATGGGTGAGGTCGGTCACCGTATGCCACACCCGCTCCACCGGACAGGGAAAATGGACTGTCACTTTGGAAACCGCCATACGATCACCCCTTCTTTTGTTTCTTGTTGAGCTTCAGGCTGATACCTTGGCGGTCCGCCGCCTCCTGAAGCAGCCCCACAGCGGCAAGGGCACGATCCTTGACCGTCTGCTCTGCCAGTTCCGGCCGGCTGTCCAGAGCGGCCATCACAGAGCGCAGATCCTCCAGGAGCAAGAGATGGACCGCTGTGTTGAAAAGAGTTTTACGGCGGCCATCGTTGTAATAGGCCAGAAGTTTATCCAGGATCGCCCGTTTTTCCTCCAGTTGGGCAAGGTACGCCTCCAGTCCCAGTTCCCGGGCCTGGGCAATGTCCTGCTGCCGGTTCCGGTGAGGGACAAAGGAATCCCCGTCGCCGAAGCCATCATAGCGGGGACAGGGGTACTCCGGGCATTCCCAGCAAAACTGGACGCCGCCGTGCTCCAGGGAGCACCGGGCCATAGCGCAGCTCTGATTGCCTGCTCCGCCGCCGCAGCCGGGACAGTGGCCGCCCAGGTGCATGGAGCACAGGGCGCAGTTGAGGCCACACAGGGAGAAGCGGGTTTCTGTACGGGTAAAACCTTTCATGCCGTTTCCTCCCTTAGAACCACAGCGCCTGCTCTTCCCGGAACACCGGGGTTTTCCCTTGGGCGTAGGGGTCATAACGATTTTCGTTGCAGCCGAATTCCTGCAAAAAGCGGATCTGTCCCGCTCCATTCCAACGAATGAGGGAGAGACCGTCAAAGCTCTGGATCAGACCATCTGTCATGGCGCACCGGAAGGACCACTCCACTACGGTTTGGTCCCCTTTGTGAAAATACTGCCGGATATCCCAGCGCTGCACGGTTCCCCGGGTGTTCCACTCGTCAAACCACAGCTTGATTTTCCCACTTCCGTGATACTCCGGCCCCCAGCTCTCGATGTAGACGGCGTCGGGGGCAAAAAGGTCCTCAATGCCCGTGTTCTGCTTGTCCAGCCACATGGAAACCCACTGCCGGATTTTGTTTTCCCGCTGCTTCTCCATTGTTGTTTCCATATCCACGCTCCCCTGTTGCACCGCTTGGGTGATGTCCCGCAGCATCAAATATTCCGTGTCTTTTTCCTCCAGGATCTGAAATTCCGCCCGCTCATACAGGCGCAACGCTGGATTTTTTCTCTGAACAGAGAGCGATGCCCGTAGATAACCGTTCTCCCGCAGCAGAAACAGAAGGCTGTCCAGCAGCTGTGTCCCAATGCCCAGCCCGCGGTATCCCGGCAATAGCGAGATGGTCAGGGATGGCGTACTGCTGTCGATGTGGCCATAGTACTCCATGATACGGCTCCACACTGCGCCAACGACCGTTCCCTCCGTCTCGGCAACGAGACAGTGATCCCCGGGTTGTGTGCCAAAACCTGCAATATAGACCTGCAGCTCCGGCAGATCGACCACCGACCGGGGCGGCGGTTCCGCTCCCTACGGGAGATAGGATAGATGGCCTAATAGAGAAATTCCCGCAGAAGACCACATCCCTTCGGGCACATTTTGCGGATTTGTGTATAAATGTGTTTCATTACTCTGTCCTTTTGGTGGGGTGCCGGATGACGGTTTTCATCCGCTCCGGTTTACACCGCCGCACATCACTGAGGTAGATCTCGTGGTGGAACCGGCCCTCCCCAAAGTCCGCCTCATAGCCCTGGGCCTTGGCGTATTCCTCCATGGCGGCCACCGTGGCGGGCTCGTCGTCGTAGGGGCCAATGTGCATGCACTGGACGCACACTCCCTCCTCCCAAGGGAAGAACTCCACCGGAGAGAAATCCTTCTGCTTCTTTTCCGTAGCCTCCCGGATCGCCCAGTCAAAGACCTCTCTCGTCACAAACTCCGGCAGCCGGATGAGGGAGATCCACTGAAAATCCGCCTTGCAGGCGTAGTCTATCCCATGGACGCCCTCCTGCCACCACAGGCCCTCCAGGGGCGGCACCACATAGTCAAAGTACCCCTCCAGCTTGTGCTTGCCCATCTTGCTCATTTTGATGGTGAAGGCCACGGCGTAGAGCATTCCCAGGGCCTGCTTATAGGCGCCATCCTCCTCATTGGGATCACCCTGGCCCCACACCGCCAGGAAATTCATAGCCGGTACCGTGACGATACCCGGCGTCGTGGGAGGCAGATAGAATTCCTTGTATTCTTTCTTGTAATCAAAGGGCATGGTCATTCCTCCTCTTCTTTTGGTGCCTGCTTCTCAGCGCCTCGCAGGTGACGCGCACCAGCCCCGTCATCCGCTCCCGGTCCTCCACATCTTCCACCAGCAGGGAGTCCTTCGCCCCCTCATAAGGCGGAGCCTTGGGCAGGTCGGGGAACGCCGCTTCGCCCCGCGGGGTAATCTTTACGAAAAACTGGTCGTCACAGATGACGGCGAAGAACACATCGTCGCAGTAAAGGCCGTATTCGCCGAACATCTTCCGGCTGCGGATGGCTCCGGCCTCCCGTAGCTGCTCGGCCACATAGTTCACAAAATCCGGATGAGACGCCATGCTAATCCCTCCCTCGATAACGGTCGGCCAAGGTTTGACTCCAAACTCCAAGCCGCTCCCGCAACTCTTCCGGCTCCAGCAGCTCCGCCTTGTCTCCGAAGGTCAGGACCCAGCTGAGCACGCTGTCCGCGTCTGGAAAGCCTCCGGTAAAACGCAGCCGCCCGTCCGGCTCCACGGTGAAGCGGTCCGCGCCGTACTCTTCCACCAGACGCCAGCGGCAGGTCGGGTCAAAGAGAACGGTGACCTGATATTTCACCGGAAAGACCCGCTCCGGCTCCAGGTCGGGCAGAGGCGCAGGCCGGGGCTCAAAAAGTTCCCCGGAGGTGAGGCCCGTCATACGGTTCAATTTGAACAGGCGGAAATCCTCCCGCATTTGGCACCAGCCCCACACATACCAAGCGGACCAGTGGAACACCAGGTAGCATGGCTCGACGATTCGCACCGATTCCTCTTTGGGCGAGAAATAGGTAAAGCGGATAGTATGGTGCTGCTCGATGGCCCCCTGGATGAGCTCAATTTTCGGCGGCAGACTGGTCTTGTACCAGGAGGAGAGGTCAATGAGCATGTGGGCGCTGCCGGGCACCAGCCCACCCGTCCCGGCGGACAGCTTCTCCATCAGCTGAGCATAGCGCAGGGTGCCGCTGACGCTGTCCAGGCTCCGCAGCCCTGCCAGGATGGCCTGCATCTCCGGATCGGTGAGCACCGTACGGTCCACCCGATAGCCCTCCATGATGGAGATGCCGCCGCCTGCGCCCTGGGCGGTGGAGATGGGGATGCCCGCCCGGCACAGGGACTCGATGTCCCGCTGGATGGTCCGGCGGGACACTTCGAACTGTTCCGCCAGCTCCGGGGCGGTGACATTCTCCCGCTGGAGCAGGATGGATAGGATACCGATGAGCCGCTCCATCTTCATGAGATGCACCGCCCTTCCTGGTTTTTCCTGCATGATACCATGACGACGGCCCTGGAGTGGTATCACGCCATGTTTTTCGGCTGCCCCGTCAGAGGCGAGAAAACGACTGAAAATCGAAGCATAATCGCCGTTCTGTAGCTATTATACCATAGGAACACGACAACTGTCTGTCATGTTTCTTTTTGCCTTGTGCTTTTTGTGACCATTGGGTACAATAGGGGCAACGGAGGGGATGGTCATGGGAAAGATCGTTTTATATCTCGCCATGAGTGTGGACGGATATATTGCGGACGAGCAGGGCGGCGTGGGCTGGCTGGGCGGTGACGGCAGTGAACCGGATGCCCCCGGCAGTTACCCGGCGTTTTATGAGACGGTGGACACCATCGTTATGGGTTGGACCACCTATCGTCAGATCGTCACGGAGCTTTCCCCGGACAGCTGGCCCTATGAGGGCCGTCCCTGCTATGTGGTAACCCACCGGCAGGAAGAGGACCAGGAGGGTATCTGCTTCTGGAATGGAGAACTGACCGCCCTGGCGGGCAAGCTGAAAGCGGAGCGGGAGGGAAACATCTGGATCTGCGGCGGTGCGTCCGTGGCCGGGCAGCTGCTGAAAGAGGGGCGCATCGATAAACTGTGGCTGTCGGTAATCCCCACAGTACTGGGCAAAGGCGTGCGGCTGTACCCCGAACTAGGGCCGGAACTGCCGCTGAAGCTGGTGGGAACAGAACATTACAACGGAATCGTAGATCTGGTATACGAAAAGCGGTGACAAGCAATGAGTGATCAATTTATCAATTTGACGGAAGACAATCTGGCGCAGGAGCATTTGTGCTGCATTATCCGCAGCAAGAAGCCCCACCCCGGCGTGGAAGCCAAGCGGGCCTGGCTGGCCCAACGGCTCCGGGAAGGCCATGTGTTCCGCAAGCTGGACACCAAGGGTGTGGTGTTCATCGAGTACGCTCCGCTGGAGACCGCCTGGGCACCAGTGGAGGGAGAGAACTATCTCTACATCTACTGCTTGTGGGTCTCCGGCGAATTTAAGGGCAAGGGCTACGGCAGGCATCTGATGGAGTACTGCCTGGCCGACGCCAAATCCAAGGGGAAATCCGGTGTGTGTATGCTGGGTGCCGAAAAGCAAAAGGCCTGGCTCTCGGACCAGGCCTTCGCAGCGAAATATGGGTTTGAAACGGTGGATACCACCCCGGGCGGCTATCGGCTGCTGGCCCGCTCCTTTGACGGAACCAAGCCGCACTTTGCGGAGAATGCCAAGCAGTTGGAGATCGAAAGCTCGGACTTGACCATCTATTATAGCCCCCAGTGTCCCTACATCCATCAGAGCGTAGAACTGGTGCACAGGACCTGCGGGGAGCTGGAGGTACCCTATATCCTCATTCCAGTGGACACTTTGGAAAAGGCCAAGGCTCTGCCCGGTGTGTTCAACAACTGGGCGGTATTTTATCAAGGGAAGTTCGTGACGGTGAATCTGCTGGACGCCGCCGCTTTGAAACGGCTCCTAAAAAAGTAAGGTGTGCCCATGGAAATCAGAAAAGTTGAGAAGGATAAAAAGAAATACCTCGCCTTGCTGTTGTTGGCGGATGAGCAGGAGGACATGATCGACCGCTATCTGGAGCGTGGGACCATGTATGTGCTGGAGGACGGCGAAGTCAAAGCCGAGTGCGTGGTGGCTGCCGAGGGCGACGGCGTTCTGGAACTGAAAAACATCGCTGTGGAGCCGGGCTTTCAGGGCAAAGGCTATGGAAAGGCCCTAGTGGACTTCCTCATCCGAACCTATTCAGGACGCTATGCGGTGCTGCAGGTGGGCACTGGAGACAGCCTGTCCACCATCCCATTTTACGAGGCCTGCGGGTTTCGCAGGCACCATCTGGTGAAGAACTTCTTCACCGACCACTACGACCATCCTATCTATGAGTGCGGGGTCCAACTAGTGGATATGGTGTATCTGCAAAGGAAGATCGGAACATGAATTTGGGACTGCGTTTACTGGAGAAAAGGGACTTGCCCCAGTACAAGGCGGATATGCAGGGGGCATTCCAGCTGGGCGCCCAGGAGGGCGGCTGCTTCGCCGCCGGAGAGCTGGTGTTGCCGGAGTCCGACATCGACCGCTCCCTTGGCGCGGAGGGGGCCATCGCCTACAGGGCGGTGGAGGGCGGGCAAATCGTCGGCGGGGCCATCGTTGTTTGGGACCGGGAGAAAAAGCTGGGCCATCTGGACTTGCTCTATGTCAAACACGGCACCGGCTGCATCACCGAGATCAATGATCACCTCTTCGAGGGCCGCTACTCGCCCATGTGGATCGACGGCAAGAAGCATTCTCGCAACGTCTACGCCCACACCCGCGAGGAGTGTGAAGAAAAGCTGAAGGTGCTGATCGTAGAGATGAAGGCCGAGCTCGCGGAGCTGAAGAAGCAGAAGGCAAAAATCGGGAGCCAGCCCCAGGCTCGAGAGGGTAAGAAACGGAAGAAACCGGAGCAGACGAAAAAAGCAAGTAAAAGACTCATCTCCAGATGTGCAGATAACTTCGCACACCAGGAGATGAGTTTTCTTGAATGAAATTAGCTGTGGAACAGAAGTGGCTTTATTGGAACAGTAACATGGGATTAGAGGAATGATACCTGAGACGTTTTTTCGCAAATTCAAGAAAAGCTTTGAATATCATATTCAAGCCTCTGTACTTCCTTGAACATAGCAGCCTTAAACAGATTATCTACAGTTTGGATATCTCAAGGGCAGAGAGCAACGAGAGCTTGCAGACGATCATCCCATCAAGGCGATTTACACCCGCCGCATGAACACGATCACTCAGTATCTCCACCGTGGTACTCTGGACGAGCAGACCGCTAAGGAGATGAAGCGGTTGGCGAAAAACAAACTGAAACGGGCGATCAAAGAGGTTGCTTACGCTCAAGGCGATTATGCCACGGAAATGGAACAGGATGCTTTGCTGAAAGAAGTAAAGGCGAAAATTTGAATTTGGAGGAAGATATAATATGGTGATTGAATACAGGAAAATAGGTATTTCTGAAAAGCAAGAATTAGCAGAAGTAATCTATAGTGTTCAAGATGGATTAGGCCTTGTTTGAAAAATAAAAGTTGCACAATAAACCAAGCTATGCGAAGCTAATAGCATGAAACGATATGAACTAACAAAAGAACAATGGGGACGAATCAAGCTGCTGCTGCCACCGGAAGAAACGGGGAAGCGGGGCCGCCCCCGGAAGGATAACCGGACCATGCTAAACGGGATGCTCTGGATCGTCCGGAGCGGTGCGCAGTGGCGTGAGCTGCCGGAGACCTATGGCCCTTGGCAGTCTATATACGCCCGATTCGCCAAATGGCGGGATGACGGCACTCTGGAAGCGGTATTCCACACACTGTCTGCGGACGCGGATATGGAGAACCTGAGCATGGACTCCACTTGCGTAAAGGTGCATGAAAGCGCAAATGGCGGGGAAAAAAACGGCGGATAAGGCGGTTGGCCGTACCAAAGGCGGGTGGAACACAAAACTCCACGCTGTCGTAGACGGTCTGGGAAACCCGGTGGAGTTCCTGCTCTCCGCTGGAAATGACCACGATTCGGTTCACGCTGTTGAACTGCTGAAAAAGGTCAGAATCGGCGGGAGTGCTGTACTGGCAGATCGGGCTTATGGCGCTCGGGCAATTCGGGAATACATCTCAGAGCACGGGGCCAGCTATGTGATCCCGCCGCAGAGCAACATTTCCGATCCCCGGCCGGTTGACTGGCATCTGTATAAGGAGCGCCATCTGGTGGAGTGTTTTTTCCAGAAAATCAAGTGGTTTCGCAGAATCGCCACCAGATATGACAAGTCGGATGCTTCCTTTCTCGCCTTCGTTTATCTTGTCTCCATCGCTATTTTGTTGCTTTGGCACATTCTCTATCTTTTTTCAAACAAGGCCTAAGCTTCAAAATCTTGTCCAAGGCGGCACAGCGGATAACAGTCTTGCAAAAGGCGTTGTACCTGCGCTGGATATATTCTTGATAGGCTATCTGGTCGGTCATGGAAATTCCCCTTTCTGAATAATAGTGCGGGGCGGTGGCACTTCTTGCTGTCGCCCCTTGATTGCCTACCAGCAAAGGCGGGCGGGGCTGTCAACGGCTGCGCATATGCGCCGTTCATCTTGACCGTTGACTGGCTCGGCTGGGTTTGCTATTTACCCGACAAACTTGAATTTATTTTAAGCTATCACGTTTTACCTTCTTAAGCCTTACTATCATTACCATAGGAATTTCTTTGTTGGTTTTAAAACATTCTTCATAAAATCCATCAATGACAAATCCAGCTCTAAAACAAAGGTTAAAAATATCTTGTATGGAACGATGATAATAAATCTGCTCTTTCGGTTGCCCTTCAATCGCTATATCATAGTAACTGTGCGGTGTCATATATTTTTCAGTCAACGTGACAAAACAAGGGTGTTGCGTTGCAAAGACAAAAATTCCGCTTTCCTGCAACAGTTCATAAACAGCCATAAGAAGTGGTTCAATATCCGTAATATCCATAATTGCCATATTAGAAACTGCTTTCGTAAAGGCTCGATTTCTTTTTAATTCTAATATACTTTTTCTATCGGTCGCATCCGCCACACAAAATTCAATTTGTTTTGCATATTGTGATTGCCGTCTTTTAGCCAATTCTATCATTTTTTTGCTGTAATCAAAAGCGACAACCGAAGCGCCTCTTTGTGCAAGATACGAAGAATAATTTCCATTGCCACACGCAATATCCAAAATGTAATCCGCAGGATTAGGAGATAGAAGTTCCGTTACTTTGGGACGCACTACCTCTCTGTGAAATTCATTAGATTCGTCACCCATTGCATTATCCCAAAATTGTGCGTTCTCCTCCCAGATTTTTTTACTTTCCTCTGTTCCCATGTTCTCTCCCACTCCCCAAATTTGCTTTTTTGCTTCCATTAAATCTTCCTTACTATATTCCATTGTTACCCTCCATAACTTCTGATTGTTGCCGTCTTGACGATTATGTATCTTTACATTACCTTCTGAAACATATGGCGCACCTTGTCCAGGCGGCTGTTTGGACGGCGGGGCTGGATGACCGGCTGACCGACAGCGGCCTGATATCCTTTCAGCTCTGTAAGGCATACGCTCCGCCCGTTGGTGTAAAAGGCCAGATCAGTACGGTATGCCTGTATACAGCGGGCGGGAATCTCGCCAGTAAAGACAACTTCATCCTTTTTTACCTGGGCCGTTTCGATGGTGGCACAGTATTTCGGTGCATCATGATAAGCCCTGGAAAGGTATTCCTGGGGCGCATAGAGGATGAAGGAGAGATAAGGTTCCAGCAGCTGCGTCCCCGATTCCTTCAATGCCTGTTCCAATACAATCGGGGCCAATGAGCGGAAGTCCGCCGGCGTGCTGACCGGACTGTAATAAAGCCCGTATTCAAAGCAAATCTTACAGTCCGTTACGTTCCAGCCGAACAAGCCCTGCTCCAGCCCGTAACGGATACCATCCCTGACAGCGTTTTGAAAACTCTGGTTCAAGTATCCCAGCGAAACCCGGCTCTCGTATTGTACACCGGAGCCAAGCGAGAGTGGTGTAACAGACAGTCCTATGGATGCCCAAAACGGGTTGGGCGGCACCTCGATATGGATGGTGTGGCTGGCTGCTTTGAGCGGCCGCTCCATATAAATGACGGAGGGTTCCTTTACCACTGTTTCAAGCTTGTATTTTTCCGACAGCAAAGCGGAAACAACCTCCAACTGCACCCGGCCCAAAAAAGAAAGAATGATCTCATGGGTGATGGAATCCACTTCGCAACGCAAAAGCGGGTCAGTATCCGCAAGTTGCGTAAGAGCGTCCAGCAGCCGTTCTCTTTGCGCTGCCGTTTTCGGCGCAATCGTCGTCCGCAGCATGGGGAGGGGGTCCTCGCGCCACCTTTTACGAGGGAGCCGGGTTTGGTCCCCTAATACATCGTTTAACCTCACGCTGTCGCTGGGAAGGATAACAATTTCACCCTGATAAGCGGTGTCTGTCCGAACAATTTCCCCTTTGGATGGAATACGCATCTCTGTGATTTTCAGCTTTTCTCTCCCGGCCAGGGCCACCGTATCCCGCAGGCGCAGCGTTCCGCTGTATAACCGTAGATAGACACGCCGCTGGCCGCAATCGGTGTACTCAACCTTGAAAACGCTGCCGCATAGGGCGGCGCCCCCCTGTTCCCCAATCGGTTGGAACAGCCCTGTCACCGCATCCATCAACGGTTGAATGCCAAGGCCATTTTTGGCGCTGCCATGATAGACTGGGAACAGGGAGGCGTCTTGAACCCGCTGCTGTTCCTCCCGCGCAAGTTTTTCCCGGCTGATTGGTTCTCCTGCGATATACTTTTCCAATAATTCATCGTTATTTTCGATGACCGCATCCCATGCTTCTATGTCGGTATTTTCCTCCAGGACTATTTCCGGGGACAGCGACACCGTCTGCTTGATGATAATATCGGCGGAGAGCTTATCCCGAACAGACTGAACCACGCTCTGCAAATCAACGCCAGCCTGGTCGATCTTGTTGATAAAGATAACGGTGGGAATGTTCATTTTCCGCAGGGCATGGAACAGAATACGGGTCTGGGCCTGCACGCCATCTTTAGCGGAGATCACCAAGATGGCCCCATCTAAAACAGCCAAAGAGCGGTACACCTCCGCCAAAAAATCCATGTGGCCGGGCGTATCCACAATGTTAACTTTACATCTGTGCCACTGGAAGGAAGTGACTGCCGCTTGAATGGTAATCCCACGCTGCCGCTCCAAAAACATGGTGTCCGTCCTCGTTGTCCCTTTTTCGACGCTCCCCGGTTCTGAAATGGCTCCGCTGGCATATAGCAGGCTCTCCGTCAAGGTCGTCTTTCCAGCGTCTACATGGGCAAGAATTCCAATATTGATTATTTTCATGTGATTGTC contains:
- a CDS encoding dihydrofolate reductase family protein, coding for MGKIVLYLAMSVDGYIADEQGGVGWLGGDGSEPDAPGSYPAFYETVDTIVMGWTTYRQIVTELSPDSWPYEGRPCYVVTHRQEEDQEGICFWNGELTALAGKLKAEREGNIWICGGASVAGQLLKEGRIDKLWLSVIPTVLGKGVRLYPELGPELPLKLVGTEHYNGIVDLVYEKR
- a CDS encoding TfoX/Sxy family protein, which translates into the protein MASHPDFVNYVAEQLREAGAIRSRKMFGEYGLYCDDVFFAVICDDQFFVKITPRGEAAFPDLPKAPPYEGAKDSLLVEDVEDRERMTGLVRVTCEALRSRHQKKRRNDHAL
- a CDS encoding DUF3795 domain-containing protein, with product MKGFTRTETRFSLCGLNCALCSMHLGGHCPGCGGGAGNQSCAMARCSLEHGGVQFCWECPEYPCPRYDGFGDGDSFVPHRNRQQDIAQARELGLEAYLAQLEEKRAILDKLLAYYNDGRRKTLFNTAVHLLLLEDLRSVMAALDSRPELAEQTVKDRALAAVGLLQEAADRQGISLKLNKKQKKG
- a CDS encoding helix-turn-helix transcriptional regulator; protein product: MKMERLIGILSILLQRENVTAPELAEQFEVSRRTIQRDIESLCRAGIPISTAQGAGGGISIMEGYRVDRTVLTDPEMQAILAGLRSLDSVSGTLRYAQLMEKLSAGTGGLVPGSAHMLIDLSSWYKTSLPPKIELIQGAIEQHHTIRFTYFSPKEESVRIVEPCYLVFHWSAWYVWGWCQMREDFRLFKLNRMTGLTSGELFEPRPAPLPDLEPERVFPVKYQVTVLFDPTCRWRLVEEYGADRFTVEPDGRLRFTGGFPDADSVLSWVLTFGDKAELLEPEELRERLGVWSQTLADRYRGRD
- a CDS encoding SRPBCC family protein; its protein translation is MAVSKVTVHFPCPVERVWHTVTDLTHTAWRSDLARVEVLDEGRFVEHTKSGYATNFAVTVCEPLRQWAFTMESGNMSGSWEGAFESAEGGTRLTCTEAVTAKHWWMLPFIPGYLKRQQKLYLDDLRKELLK
- a CDS encoding DUF3781 domain-containing protein, which translates into the protein MDGTPLAQDNRTLISNLDRLHTTVMGTERIKRNLNIETDAVAYCKALILKRNCVIYQQGKNWYCGVDGVRITIHARSYTIITAHTERAASNGSQ
- a CDS encoding DUF3788 domain-containing protein, which translates into the protein MLDMVPDAEQMTTLVGKSLYEIWTQLCALIDEKYDMERLWGSGGKAWTYEYKYRRGGKTLCALYARENCIGFMIVLGKDERLKFVNDREHYSEEVQRIYDETQTYHDGKWLMFEPTDTSLFDDFIRLLGIKRKPNRK
- a CDS encoding GyrI-like domain-containing protein yields the protein MPFDYKKEYKEFYLPPTTPGIVTVPAMNFLAVWGQGDPNEEDGAYKQALGMLYAVAFTIKMSKMGKHKLEGYFDYVVPPLEGLWWQEGVHGIDYACKADFQWISLIRLPEFVTREVFDWAIREATEKKQKDFSPVEFFPWEEGVCVQCMHIGPYDDEPATVAAMEEYAKAQGYEADFGEGRFHHEIYLSDVRRCKPERMKTVIRHPTKRTE
- a CDS encoding nuclear transport factor 2 family protein, whose translation is MEKQRENKIRQWVSMWLDKQNTGIEDLFAPDAVYIESWGPEYHGSGKIKLWFDEWNTRGTVQRWDIRQYFHKGDQTVVEWSFRCAMTDGLIQSFDGLSLIRWNGAGQIRFLQEFGCNENRYDPYAQGKTPVFREEQALWF
- a CDS encoding GNAT family N-acetyltransferase → MALVEQVRDVFSGLETAEAMEEHRATVLRFMENSSAVCAAEADRMAGILLFSKEPGELCFLAVDPACRRQHVAQKLVSFMLTQMEEGKDFQV